Below is a window of Leifsonia sp. NPDC080035 DNA.
AGTGGGTGGAGCTGGCGCACTCGGTCGGGGCGCTCGCGTCGTACGACCAGGCGAACGCCAACGGCATCCTCGGCATCACCCGCGCCCGCGACGCCGGCTTCGACGTGTGCCACTTCAACCTGCACAAGACGTTCGGCACGCCGCACGGCTGCGGCGGCCCCGGCTCGGGCGCCAACGCGGTGTCGGAGGCGCTCGCCCCCTTCCTGCCCGGGCCGGTGGTCGAGAAGGTCGGCGACCGGTTCGTGATCGACGGCGACCGCCCGCAGTCGATCGGGTCCGTCGCGCCGTTCTTCGGCGTCGTCCCGAACATCGTCCGCACCTACGCGTGGATCCGTGCTCTCGGTGCACCGGGTCTGCGCGCGGTGGCGGAGACGGCCGTGCTCAACAACAACTACCTGATGAAGCGCGTCCTTGAGATCCCCGGCGCCAGCGCCCCCTACGCCACGGGCCGTCGTCGCATCGAGCAGGTGCGCTACTCGTGGCAGGAGCTGTTCGAGGAGACCGGGATCAGCTCGGAGGAGATCGGCATCCGCGCGGCCGACTTCGGGATGCACTACTGGACGAGCCACCACCCCTACGTGGTGCCGCAGCCGTTCACCCTGGAACCGACCGAGTCGTACTCCAAGGCGGAGCTGGACGAGTACGCCGACGTGCTGGCAGAGATCGCTCGAGAGGCGAGGGAGACCCCGGAGGTCGTGCGCAGCGCGCCGCACAACCAGACCGTCCACCACACGCACCACGACGACCTGGACGATCCCGCGCGCTGGGCCGTCACCTGGCGTGCCTACCGCCGGAAGTACTTCGGCCAGGACGCGTCGGCGGCCGCCTCCTCGGAGGACGCGGCGGCGTGAACGCCATCGGGTTCGTCGTGAACCCGGTCGCGGGTCTCGGCGGGCCCACCGGGCTCGCCGGCAGCGACGGCGTCGAAGTGCAGCGCGAGGCGCTGCGCCGCGGTGGCCGAGCGCGCGCCGGCGAGCGTGCCGCGGAGGCGCTCCGTGTGCTCGCCGCCTCTCGGCCCGGAGCCGTGGTGATCACCGCCGCCGACGCGCTCGGCGAGGACGCCGTC
It encodes the following:
- the gcvPB gene encoding aminomethyl-transferring glycine dehydrogenase subunit GcvPB — protein: MTLPIAPKPALRRFHQARWDEPIVFELHTPGERGVVPSQTEDGVRSVVGDVVADLPASLRRSAPPALPEIGQMRVLKHYLRLSQENLGADLNVDVGQGTCTMKYAPKVNEAIIRTPDLTDLHPLQDPESAQGALEIIWRTERMLAEISGMSRVSLQTGGGSEAIWANISMIRAYHASRGEGEQRDEVITTIFSHPSNAAAAKMAGYTVITVFPDADGYPDVEALRAAISPRTAAIMVTNPEDTGIYNPRIREWVELAHSVGALASYDQANANGILGITRARDAGFDVCHFNLHKTFGTPHGCGGPGSGANAVSEALAPFLPGPVVEKVGDRFVIDGDRPQSIGSVAPFFGVVPNIVRTYAWIRALGAPGLRAVAETAVLNNNYLMKRVLEIPGASAPYATGRRRIEQVRYSWQELFEETGISSEEIGIRAADFGMHYWTSHHPYVVPQPFTLEPTESYSKAELDEYADVLAEIAREARETPEVVRSAPHNQTVHHTHHDDLDDPARWAVTWRAYRRKYFGQDASAAASSEDAAA